One Pseudodesulfovibrio cashew DNA window includes the following coding sequences:
- the ruvA gene encoding Holliday junction branch migration protein RuvA, with the protein MIGYLQGTVLSAGEKGLTLLTPGGVGYEVAAPTSVLARLPGKGGEVALFVHTQVAEKAIDLFGFLEADDLELFRTLISIDKLGPKKAMAILSMFDAEHLREIAFREDVTTLSTVPGIGPKSAKQILWFLKDKVSKLTPSASVPGKAAAPQGPQGEYLDTLAGLKSLGYAEDEIRPLILEVFDDEPDLDAAGAIRAVLKKINAARS; encoded by the coding sequence ATGATCGGATATCTGCAAGGCACGGTGCTGTCCGCCGGAGAAAAGGGGCTCACATTGCTGACCCCGGGCGGGGTCGGCTACGAGGTTGCCGCACCAACATCGGTCCTGGCCCGTCTGCCGGGCAAGGGCGGCGAGGTGGCGCTTTTCGTTCATACCCAGGTGGCGGAGAAGGCCATCGACCTGTTCGGGTTCCTGGAGGCCGATGACCTGGAACTGTTCCGCACCCTCATCTCCATCGACAAGCTGGGGCCGAAAAAGGCCATGGCCATCCTGTCCATGTTCGACGCCGAGCACCTCCGGGAAATCGCCTTCCGCGAAGACGTGACCACACTCTCCACCGTGCCGGGCATCGGCCCCAAGTCGGCCAAGCAGATTCTCTGGTTTCTCAAGGACAAGGTGTCCAAGCTGACGCCGTCCGCGTCCGTCCCCGGTAAGGCCGCCGCGCCCCAGGGGCCGCAGGGCGAGTATCTGGACACCCTTGCGGGCCTCAAGTCCCTGGGGTACGCTGAGGACGAAATTCGGCCCCTTATTTTGGAAGTCTTCGACGACGAACCCGACCTTGACGCCGCCGGAGCCATCCGCGCCGTGCTCAAGAAAATCAACGCGGCACGCTCATGA
- a CDS encoding DNA internalization-related competence protein ComEC/Rec2 has product MHSPDPHSVPSRPVPGLLPWQSCFLAFVLGIFAFRDAPASLAALAVLVMADASLRGWARRLPVLAFVLCAAAGFGYASWVAPDAVAIPAWVEARQPAEVRAVVERAEPRMGGGLRVLLRDVVCRVGDEEYALDGQLVWNWRNPDYRPLPGQALAMRMKVVPVRNFGNPGGWDFEWYWQRQGVQWRGWPADRQAAPAWGEPPDSLLHTLKSRLRRAVADKVPDTQGGAMVLALVTGDRSGLSLATVDASRRAGLAHTLALSGLHVGFVAAMGLALAWIIGRLYPSLFLLLPRPKLAVLLAAPLVLGYAWLGQPSASLIRAAVMFGFWGFLLLRGRGRVLLDGLFFALAVIVFLSPFSVFDLSLQMSAVAVAGIAVLYPPLHARLSAVSVRGRRILLWAGGLLGISLCANLALLPLISRNFGSFTPDILFNLIWIPALGLAVMPLGVTGMLLSAFSWTAPLGGLLLTGGATLMDWLLTLLRLAEGGGMLPVFSVLRPLWPEMLGGVVLLLAAFLAVANRRALPLLAGLGFALLVWPQVAVMLDDARDEVRLSLIDVGTGQAALLRTPGGHRWLIDGGAGSTYFDMGEFVVAPYLTYGRPPRLDGVFMSHPDADHSHGLPFVLSRFRVDRFYTNGMLPRGRTGKRMRAVLKARDLAPVPLHAGEELELSPDVSFHVLHPAASFKSSRANERSLVLHLVRRGRGLALLPGDVEQEGLGAVLQAGTDLRAEVLVLPHHGSRSSLSPALYRAVSPEVALCSDGYLNRYGFPHERVVHAVGVPVVLTSRHGLLTAAWDGQGEMAVKAFLP; this is encoded by the coding sequence GTGCACAGCCCCGACCCACATTCGGTTCCGTCCAGGCCCGTGCCCGGCCTGCTTCCCTGGCAGTCCTGTTTTCTTGCCTTTGTCCTCGGCATCTTCGCCTTTCGGGATGCCCCGGCCTCCCTGGCCGCGCTGGCGGTTCTCGTCATGGCGGACGCTTCTCTGCGCGGGTGGGCGAGGCGGTTGCCCGTGTTGGCGTTTGTTCTCTGCGCAGCCGCCGGATTCGGCTACGCCTCCTGGGTCGCGCCCGATGCGGTTGCCATACCGGCCTGGGTTGAGGCCCGCCAGCCTGCCGAGGTCCGAGCCGTAGTGGAGCGGGCCGAGCCGCGCATGGGTGGAGGGCTGCGCGTGTTGTTGCGGGACGTCGTTTGCCGGGTGGGCGACGAGGAGTACGCCCTGGACGGGCAATTGGTCTGGAATTGGCGTAATCCCGATTATCGTCCTTTGCCGGGACAGGCGCTGGCTATGCGCATGAAGGTTGTGCCGGTGCGCAATTTCGGCAATCCCGGTGGTTGGGACTTTGAGTGGTACTGGCAGCGGCAGGGCGTTCAGTGGCGGGGGTGGCCCGCCGACCGGCAAGCCGCTCCCGCTTGGGGTGAGCCGCCCGATTCCCTTCTGCATACGCTCAAGTCGCGCCTGCGCCGGGCCGTGGCCGATAAGGTGCCCGACACCCAGGGCGGGGCCATGGTCCTGGCCCTGGTTACCGGAGATCGCTCCGGCCTTTCCCTTGCCACGGTCGATGCCTCCCGCCGTGCCGGGCTGGCGCATACCCTGGCCCTGTCAGGCCTGCACGTGGGATTCGTGGCGGCCATGGGGCTCGCGCTGGCCTGGATCATCGGGCGACTCTATCCATCTCTGTTCCTGCTTCTGCCGCGCCCCAAGCTGGCGGTCTTGCTGGCCGCGCCTCTGGTCCTGGGCTATGCCTGGCTCGGGCAGCCTTCGGCGTCCCTCATTCGGGCGGCGGTGATGTTCGGCTTCTGGGGATTCCTGCTTCTCCGGGGGCGGGGACGGGTGCTCCTGGACGGTCTTTTTTTCGCTTTGGCGGTCATTGTTTTTCTGTCGCCGTTTTCCGTGTTCGATCTCTCCCTCCAGATGTCCGCCGTGGCCGTGGCCGGGATCGCGGTCCTGTATCCGCCGTTGCACGCTCGACTCTCCGCAGTTTCGGTGCGGGGGCGGCGTATTCTGCTGTGGGCGGGCGGTCTCCTCGGGATCAGCCTCTGCGCCAACCTCGCGCTCCTGCCGCTCATCTCACGGAATTTCGGTTCGTTCACTCCTGACATTCTGTTCAATCTGATCTGGATTCCCGCGCTCGGCCTGGCGGTAATGCCCTTGGGCGTGACGGGCATGCTCCTCTCGGCCTTCTCCTGGACTGCGCCTTTGGGCGGTCTCCTGCTTACGGGCGGGGCTACGTTGATGGATTGGCTGTTGACGCTGCTTCGACTGGCCGAAGGAGGCGGCATGCTCCCCGTCTTCTCCGTGTTGCGCCCTCTGTGGCCCGAGATGCTCGGCGGGGTTGTGCTTCTGCTCGCGGCCTTCCTCGCTGTAGCCAACCGGCGGGCCTTGCCGCTCCTGGCCGGACTGGGATTTGCGCTGTTGGTCTGGCCTCAGGTCGCGGTCATGTTGGACGATGCGCGGGACGAGGTGCGGCTCTCGCTCATCGACGTGGGGACGGGACAGGCCGCGCTCCTGCGTACTCCGGGCGGCCACCGCTGGCTCATCGACGGCGGGGCCGGCTCCACCTATTTCGACATGGGCGAGTTCGTGGTTGCACCGTACCTGACCTATGGCAGGCCGCCCAGGCTTGACGGGGTGTTCATGAGCCACCCGGATGCGGACCACAGTCATGGGTTGCCCTTTGTGCTTTCCCGTTTCCGGGTTGATCGTTTCTACACCAACGGCATGCTGCCGCGCGGACGTACCGGAAAACGGATGCGTGCCGTGCTCAAGGCGCGGGACCTCGCTCCGGTGCCGCTGCATGCGGGTGAGGAATTGGAACTGAGCCCTGACGTTTCTTTTCATGTTCTGCATCCCGCCGCCTCGTTCAAGAGTTCCCGTGCAAATGAGCGCTCCTTGGTGCTTCATCTCGTGCGCCGGGGCAGGGGCCTGGCCCTGTTGCCGGGCGATGTTGAGCAGGAGGGACTCGGCGCTGTGCTGCAAGCCGGGACCGACCTGCGGGCTGAGGTGCTGGTGCTGCCTCATCATGGAAGCCGCTCCAGCCTGAGCCCGGCCCTGTACCGGGCGGTATCACCCGAGGTGGCTCTCTGCTCCG
- the ruvC gene encoding crossover junction endodeoxyribonuclease RuvC — MGDGGLIVIGLDPGSRVTGYGIVRELSGRAELIETGTIRTPVKKDMATRMGVIFERLAELIRTHGPVEGAIENVFVSKNPSSALKLGQARGAAMAACAVHGVSMAEYEPSKVKKNLVGVGNAPKDQVAFMVAHCLGIKKPDWAEDASDALAVAICHLNERRLRRLTGV; from the coding sequence GTGGGAGACGGCGGACTCATTGTCATCGGCCTGGATCCCGGCTCCCGGGTGACTGGCTACGGCATCGTCCGCGAGCTGTCCGGCCGGGCCGAGTTGATCGAGACCGGCACCATCCGTACGCCCGTCAAAAAGGACATGGCCACGCGCATGGGCGTGATCTTTGAGAGGCTCGCCGAGCTGATCCGCACTCATGGACCCGTCGAGGGGGCCATCGAGAACGTGTTCGTGTCCAAGAACCCCTCATCCGCCCTGAAGCTGGGGCAGGCAAGGGGGGCGGCCATGGCCGCCTGCGCCGTCCACGGGGTGTCCATGGCGGAGTATGAGCCGAGCAAGGTGAAAAAGAACCTCGTGGGCGTGGGCAACGCGCCCAAGGATCAGGTGGCCTTCATGGTTGCCCACTGTCTCGGCATCAAGAAGCCCGATTGGGCCGAAGACGCCTCCGACGCACTGGCCGTGGCCATCTGCCATCTGAACGAGCGGCGTTTACGCAGGCTCACGGGCGTATAG
- the ruvB gene encoding Holliday junction branch migration DNA helicase RuvB, with translation MSKCTLPEENVRPRKLSDFIGQDDLRANLDVFIRAATERERPLDHTLFYGNPGLGKTTLARIMASELGVNMVSTSGPVLERSGDLAAILTNLERGDILFIDEIHRMPATVEEVLYPAMEDFQIDLVIGSGPGARTVKLDLEPFTLVGATTRLGLLTSPLRDRFGCIFRIEFYTPEELGRIVERSASIIGVEVAPEGALAIGSRARGTPRIANRLLRRVRDYALVHGDGRVTRELAESSLERLDVDQYGLDNMDRKILSLMVEHFNGGPVGLKTIAAACAEEVRTIEDIYEPYLIQCGFLKRTPRGRVATAKAYQHLKLRMEDEDQHRLI, from the coding sequence ATGAGCAAATGCACCCTCCCGGAAGAGAATGTCCGGCCCCGGAAACTGAGTGATTTCATCGGCCAGGACGACCTGCGCGCCAACCTGGACGTTTTCATCCGGGCCGCCACCGAGCGGGAGCGTCCCCTGGACCACACCCTGTTCTATGGCAACCCCGGCCTGGGCAAGACGACCCTGGCCCGGATCATGGCCTCGGAGCTGGGCGTGAACATGGTCTCCACCTCCGGGCCGGTGCTGGAACGTTCCGGCGACCTGGCCGCCATCCTGACCAACCTGGAGCGCGGCGACATCCTGTTCATCGACGAGATTCACCGCATGCCCGCCACTGTGGAGGAGGTCCTGTACCCGGCCATGGAGGATTTCCAGATCGACCTGGTTATCGGGTCCGGTCCGGGCGCGCGCACGGTCAAGCTTGACCTGGAGCCATTCACCCTGGTGGGGGCTACCACCAGGCTCGGGCTGTTGACCTCGCCGTTGCGAGATCGCTTCGGCTGCATCTTCCGCATCGAATTTTACACGCCCGAGGAACTGGGCCGCATTGTGGAGCGCTCGGCGTCCATCATCGGCGTTGAAGTGGCCCCTGAGGGCGCGCTTGCCATCGGCAGCCGGGCGCGCGGTACTCCGCGCATCGCCAACCGGCTGTTGCGCCGCGTGCGCGACTACGCCCTGGTGCACGGCGACGGAAGGGTCACGCGCGAGCTGGCCGAGTCCTCCCTGGAGCGTCTGGATGTGGATCAGTACGGCCTGGACAACATGGACCGCAAGATCCTTTCGCTCATGGTCGAGCACTTCAATGGCGGTCCCGTCGGCCTGAAGACCATCGCCGCGGCCTGTGCCGAGGAGGTGCGGACCATCGAGGATATCTACGAGCCCTATCTCATCCAGTGCGGCTTCCTCAAGCGCACCCCGCGTGGCAGGGTGGCCACGGCCAAGGCCTATCAGCACCTCAAGCTGCGCATGGAAGACGAAGACCAGCACCGGCTGATCTGA